A DNA window from Setaria viridis chromosome 2, Setaria_viridis_v4.0, whole genome shotgun sequence contains the following coding sequences:
- the LOC117842654 gene encoding ABC transporter G family member 36 isoform X1, whose product MPTIEVRFEHLDVEAEVRVGSSGLPTVVNSITNTIEEAATALRLLRSRKRKMPVLHDVSGIIKPRRMTLLLGPPGSGKTTLLLALAGRLDKDLRVSGRVTYNGHGMEEFVPERTAAYISQHDLHIAEMTVRETLAFSARCQGVGSRFDMLMELSRREKAANIKPDADIDAFMKASAVGGHEANVVTDYILKILGLELCADTMVGDELLRGISGGQRKRVTTGEMLVGPARALFMDEISTGLDSSTTFQIVNSLRQSIHVLGGTAVISLLQPAPETYNLFDDIILLSDGQVVYQGPREDVVGFFESMGFRCHERKGVADFLQEVTSRKDQKQYWAEPDKPYRFVPAKEFATAFKSFHTGMALAKELSVPFDKSKSHPAALTTTRYGVSAKALLKANIDREILLMKRNSFIYMFRTFQLTLMSLIAMTVFFRTKMKRDSVTSGGIFMGAMFFGILMIMYNGFSELALTVLRLPVFFKQRDLLFYPAWSYTVPSWILKFPVTLMEVSGYVFVTYYVIGYDPNVGRAARNMIIANVFAMLIMMTFMVVNGFILVRDDVKKWWIWGYWISPLMYVQNAITVNEFLGHSWDKILNSTVSNETLGVQVLKSHGVFPEARWYWIGFGALLGFTALFNVLFTLALTCLRPYGNPRPSVSEEVLKQKQSNVKNGIPDATPWASVQPIGDNTETNLEMSEDDCGPTQKGMVLPFLPLSLSFDDIRYSVDMPQEMKAQGVADDRLALLKGVSGSFRPGVLTALMGVSGAGKTTLMDVLAGRKTGGYIEGNISISGYLKNQETFARVTGYCEQNDIHSPQLTVRESLLFSAWLRLPKDVDSNTRKMFIEEVMELVELKPLRDALIGLPGINGLSTEQRKRLTIAVELVANPSIIFMDEPTSGLDARAAAIVMRTVRNTVDTGRTVVCTIHQPSIDIFEAFDELFFMKPGGEEIYVGPLGHNSSELIKYFQGIQGVSKIKDGYNPATWMLEVTTVSQEQILGVDFSDIYRKSELYQRNKALIKELSQPAPGSSDLYFPTKYSQPSFTQCMACLWKQNLSYWRNPPYNAVRIIFSTVTALLFGTVFWDLGGKVKRQQDLINALGSMYAAVLFLGVSNSISVQPVVAVERTVFYRERAAGMYSFFPYAFGQVVIELPYALVQATVYGVIVYAMIGFEWTAAKFFWYLFFMYFTLLYFTFYGMMCVGLTPNYNIASIVSTAFYNIWNLFSGFFIPRPRTPIWWRWYCWVCPIAWTLYGLVVSQYGDITTPTEDGRSVKVFLEDYFDFKHSWLGWAAAVVVAFSMLFAALFAFAIMKLNFQKR is encoded by the exons ATGCCGACGATCGAGGTGCGGTTCGAGCACCTGGacgtggaggcggaggtgcgcGTCGGCAGCAGCGGCCTCCCCACCGTCGTCAACTCCATCACCAACACGATCGAGGAGGCGGCCACCGCGCTGCGTCTGCTGCGCAGCAGGAAGCGGAAGATGCCCGTCCTCCACGACGTCAGCGGCATCATCAAGCCCCGCAG GATGACTTTGCTGTTAGGCCCGCCCGGGTCAGGCAAGACCACCTTGCTGCTCGCGTTGGCCGGAAGGCTCGACAAGGACCTCAGGGTTTCAGGCAGGGTGACCTACAACGGCCACGGCATGGAGGAGTTTGTGCCCGAGCGGACGGCCGCCTACATCAGCCAGCATGACCTCCACATCGCGGAGATGACAGTGAGGGAGACGCTCGCCTTCTCCGCACGCTGCCAGGGTGTGGGCTCCCGCTTTG ATATGCTTATGGAGCTGTCGAGGCGAGAGAAGGCCGCGAATATCAAGCCTGATGCTGACATCGATGCTTTCATGAAG GCGTCTGCAGTGGGAGGACATGAGGCCAATGTGGTCACTGACTATATTCTCAAG ATACTGGGGCTAGAGTTATGTGCAGACACAATGGTAGGGGACGAGTTGCTCAGGGGCATCTCCGGGGGACAACGAAAGCGTGTTACGACCGGTGAGATGCTGGTCGGGCCAGCCAGGGCGCTTTTCATGGACGAGATCTCCACTGGCCTTGACAGCTCCACCACGTTTCAGATCGTGAACTCTCTCAGGCAGTCCATCCATGTCCTCGGTGGCACAGCCGTCATCTCCCTGCTGCAGCCAGCGCCTGAGACTTACAACTTGTTCGACGACATCATCCTTCTCTCTGATGGCCAGGTCGTGTACCAAGGTCCCCGGGAGGACGTGGTTGGATTCTTCGAGTCTATGGGGTTCAGATGCCATGAGAGGAAGGGTGTAGCGGACTTCTTGCAAGAA GTGACTTCAAGGAAAGATCAGAAACAGTACTGGGCAGAACCAGACAAGCCCTACAGGTTTGTTCCGGCCAAGGAATTCGCGACTGCTTTCAAGTCCTTCCACACCGGTATGGCTCTAGCAAAGGAGCTATCCGTGCCGTTCGACAAGAGCAAGAGCCATCCGGCTGCACTGACCACCACGAGGTACGGCGTGAGTGCCAAGGCGTTGCTCAAGGCCAACATAGACCGGGAGATACTTCTCATGAAGAGGAACTCTTTCATTTACATGTTCAGAACATTCCAG TTGACACTAATGTCACTCATCGCAATGACCGTCTTCTTTCGCACCAAGATGAAGCGTGACTCTGTGACAAGTGGGGGCATCTTCATGGGGGCTATGTTCTTTGGCATCCTTATGATCATGTACAACGGATTCTCTGAACTTGCACTCACTGTCCTCAGGCTGCCTGTATTCTTCAAGCAGAGGGACCTCCTCTTCTATCCAGCATGGTCGTACACTGTACCCTCATGGATCCTTAAGTTCCCCGTAACCTTGATGGAGGTTTCCGGATATGTTTTCGTAACATACTATGTCATCGGGTACGACCCAAATGTTGGAAG GGCAGCAAGGAACATGATCATAGCAAATGTCTTTGCAATGCTCATTATGATGACTTTCATGGTCGTAAACGGTTTCATTCTAGTAAGAG ATGACGTGAAGAAATGGTGGATCTGGGGCTACTGGATATCCCCGCTGATGTATGTGCAGAATGCCATCACAGTGAATGAGTTTTTGGGGCATAGCTGGgataaaattttgaatagcACTGTCTCCAACGAGACTCTCGGTGTGCAAGTCCTTAAGTCCCATGGGGTGTTCCCGGAAGCCAGGTGGTATTGGATAGGCTTTGGTGCATTGCTCGGATTCACCGCGTTGTTCAATGTTCTCTTCACTCTTGCCCTTACATGTCTTAGGC CATATGGAAACCCCAGGCCATCAGTATCTGAAGAGGTGCTGAAGCAGAAGCAATCCAATGTGAAAAATGGGATTCCTGATGCCACCCCTTGGGCGTCTGTTCAACCAATAGGGGATAACACGGAAACTAATTTAGAGATGTCGGAAGATGATTGTGGCCCTACTCAGAAGGGGATGGTTCTCCCATTTCTCCCACTTTCTCTCAGCTTTGATGACATTCGATACTCTGTTGATATGCCACAG GAAATGAAAGCGCAAGGTGTAGCTGATGACCGCTTGGCACTCCTCAAAGGTGTTAGTGGGTCTTTTAGGCCAGGGGTGTTGACCGCCCTGATGGGTGTCAGTGGCGCAGGAAAGACTACGTTGATGGATGTTTTAGCAGGGAGAAAGACTGGTGGCTACATTGAAGGAAATATAAGCATTTCAGGATACCTAAAGAATCAAGAAACATTTGCTCGTGTAACTGGATATTGTGAACAGAATGATATCCACTCACCCCAACTGACTGTTCGTGAGTCATTGCTTTTCTCTGCATGGCTCCGCCTTCCTAAGGATGTGGATTCGAATACAAGAAAG ATGTTCATTGAGGAGGTGATGGAGCTTGTAGAGCTTAAACCACTGAGAGATGCTTTGATTGGACTTCCTGGAATAAATGGTTTGTCAACCGAGCAGCGGAAGAGGTTGACAATTGCTGTTGAGCTTGTTGCGAATCCATCCATCATCTTCATGGATGAGCCAACATCAGGGCTTGATGCACGGGCAGCGGCAATTGTGATGAGGACAGTTAGGAACACTGTTGATACTGGAAGAACTGTGGTCTGCACCATACATCAGCCTAGTATTGACATATTTGAAGCATTTGATGAG CTTTTTTTTATGAAGCCAGGTGGAGAAGAGATCTATGTGGGTCCACTGGGTCATAATTCTTCTGAGCTGATCAAGTACTTCCAA GGGATTCAAGGTGTCAGCAAAATTAAAGATGGTTACAATCCAGCAACATGGATGCTGGAAGTAACAACAGTCTCCCAAGAACAGATATTAGGCGTTGATTTTAGTGACATATACAGGAAATCCGAACTCTACCA GAGGAACAAGGCCTTGATAAAGGAACTGAGCCAGCCGGCACCAGGTTCGAGCGACCTGTATTTCCCTACCAAGTACTCGCAGCCTTCCTTCACGCAGTGCATGGCCTGCCTGTGGAAACAAAACCTGTCCTACTGGAGGAACCCTCCTTACAACGCCGTCAGGATCATCTTCTCTACAGTTACTGCGCTTCTTTTCGGCACCGTGTTCTGGGACCTTGGGGGCAAAGT GAAGCGGCAACAGGATTTGATTAACGCCTTGGGGTCAATGTATGCTGCGGTGCTGTTCCTTGGTGTCTCGAATTCCATCTCTGTTCAGCCGGTGGTGGCAGTTGAGAGGACAGTCTTCTACCGCGAGAGAGCCGCCGGCATGTACTCATTTTTCCCATACGCATTTGGACAG GTCGTCATCGAGCTCCCGTATGCGTTGGTTCAGGCCACCGTGTACGGGGTCATAGTGTACGCGATGATCGGGTTCGAGTGGACGGCCGCCAAGTTCTTCTGGTACCTCTTCTTCATGTACTTCACGCTGCTCTACTTCACCTTCTACGGCATGATGTGCGTCGGCCTCACGCCCAACTACAACATCGCCTCCATCGTCTCCACGGCGTTCTACAACATCTGGAACCTCTTCTCAGGGTTCTTTATCCCCCGCCCA AGAACGCCGATCTGGTGGAGATGGTACTGCTGGGTATGCCCCATCGCGTGGACGCTGTATGGACTCGTCGTCTCGCAGTACGGCGACATCACCACGCCTACGGAGGATGGCAGGTCTGTCAAGGTGTTCCTGGAGGACTACTTCGACTTCAAGCACAGCTGGTTGGGGtgggcggccgccgtcgtcgtggcTTTCAGTATGCTCTTCGCTGCATTGTTCGCCTTCGCCATCATGAAGCTCAACTTCCAGAAAAGATGa
- the LOC117842654 gene encoding ABC transporter G family member 36 isoform X2, whose amino-acid sequence MDLAGEIQRVVSMRRDSGGSVWRSRNDAFSRSSREADRVDDEEALRWAALEKLPTRDRVRRAILVPPGDDEGQGVMDVDVLSLGPGERRALLERLVRVADEDHERFLVKLRERLERVGIDMPTIEVRFEHLDVEAEVRVGSSGLPTVVNSITNTIEEAATALRLLRSRKRKMPVLHDVSGIIKPRRMTLLLGPPGSGKTTLLLALAGRLDKDLRVSGRVTYNGHGMEEFVPERTAAYISQHDLHIAEMTVRETLAFSARCQGVGSRFDMLMELSRREKAANIKPDADIDAFMKASAVGGHEANVVTDYILKILGLELCADTMVGDELLRGISGGQRKRVTTGEMLVGPARALFMDEISTGLDSSTTFQIVNSLRQSIHVLGGTAVISLLQPAPETYNLFDDIILLSDGQVVYQGPREDVVGFFESMGFRCHERKGVADFLQEVTSRKDQKQYWAEPDKPYRFVPAKEFATAFKSFHTGMALAKELSVPFDKSKSHPAALTTTRYGVSAKALLKANIDREILLMKRNSFIYMFRTFQLTLMSLIAMTVFFRTKMKRDSVTSGGIFMGAMFFGILMIMYNGFSELALTVLRLPVFFKQRDLLFYPAWSYTVPSWILKFPVTLMEVSGYVFVTYYVIGYDPNVGRFFKHYLIMLAINQVAASLFRLIGRAARNMIIANVFAMLIMMTFMVVNGFILVRDDVKKWWIWGYWISPLMYVQNAITVNEFLGHSWDKILNSTVSNETLGVQVLKSHGVFPEARWYWIGFGALLGFTALFNVLFTLALTCLRPYGNPRPSVSEEVLKQKQSNVKNGIPDATPWASVQPIGDNTETNLEMSEDDCGPTQKGMVLPFLPLSLSFDDIRYSVDMPQEMKAQGVADDRLALLKGVSGSFRPGVLTALMGVSGAGKTTLMDVLAGRKTGGYIEGNISISGYLKNQETFARVTGYCEQNDIHSPQLTVRESLLFSAWLRLPKDVDSNTRKMFIEEVMELVELKPLRDALIGLPGINGLSTEQRKRLTIAVELVANPSIIFMDEPTSGLDARAAAIVMRTVRNTVDTGRTVVCTIHQPSIDIFEAFDELFFMKPGGEEIYVGPLGHNSSELIKYFQGIQGVSKIKDGYNPATWMLEVTTVSQEQILGVDFSDIYRKSELYQRNKALIKELSQPAPGSSDLYFPTKYSQPSFTQCMACLWKQNLSYWRNPPYNAVRIIFSTVTALLFGTVFWDLGGKVKRQQDLINALGSMYAAVLFLGVSNSISVQPVVAVERTVFYRERAAGMYSFFPYAFGQVVIELPYALVQATVYGVIVYAMIGFEWTAAKFFWYLFFMYFTLLYFTFYGMMCVGLTPNYNIASIVSTAFYNIWNLFSGFFIPRPRTPIWWRWYCWVCPIAWTLYGLVVSQYGDITTPTEDGRSVKVFLEDYFDFKHSWLGWAAAVVVAFSMLFAALFAFAIMKLNFQKR is encoded by the exons ATGGACCTGGCCGGCGAAATCCAGAGGGTGGTGAGCATGCGGCGGGACAGCGGTGGCTCCGTGTGGCGGAGCAGGAACGACGCGTTCTCGCGCTCGTCGAGGGAGGCGGATCgcgtcgacgacgaggaggcgctGCGCTGGGCGGCGCTGGAGAAGCTGCCCACGCGCGACCGCGTGCGGCGCGCCATCCTCGTCCCCCCTGGAGACGACGAGGGGCAGGGGGTCATGGACGTGGACGTGCTCAGCCTCGGccccggcgagcggcgcgcgCTGCTGGAGCGCCTCGTGCgcgtcgccgacgaggaccACGAGCGCTTCCTCGTCAAGCTCAGAGAGCGCCTCGAGAG GGTTGGGATCGACATGCCGACGATCGAGGTGCGGTTCGAGCACCTGGacgtggaggcggaggtgcgcGTCGGCAGCAGCGGCCTCCCCACCGTCGTCAACTCCATCACCAACACGATCGAGGAGGCGGCCACCGCGCTGCGTCTGCTGCGCAGCAGGAAGCGGAAGATGCCCGTCCTCCACGACGTCAGCGGCATCATCAAGCCCCGCAG GATGACTTTGCTGTTAGGCCCGCCCGGGTCAGGCAAGACCACCTTGCTGCTCGCGTTGGCCGGAAGGCTCGACAAGGACCTCAGGGTTTCAGGCAGGGTGACCTACAACGGCCACGGCATGGAGGAGTTTGTGCCCGAGCGGACGGCCGCCTACATCAGCCAGCATGACCTCCACATCGCGGAGATGACAGTGAGGGAGACGCTCGCCTTCTCCGCACGCTGCCAGGGTGTGGGCTCCCGCTTTG ATATGCTTATGGAGCTGTCGAGGCGAGAGAAGGCCGCGAATATCAAGCCTGATGCTGACATCGATGCTTTCATGAAG GCGTCTGCAGTGGGAGGACATGAGGCCAATGTGGTCACTGACTATATTCTCAAG ATACTGGGGCTAGAGTTATGTGCAGACACAATGGTAGGGGACGAGTTGCTCAGGGGCATCTCCGGGGGACAACGAAAGCGTGTTACGACCGGTGAGATGCTGGTCGGGCCAGCCAGGGCGCTTTTCATGGACGAGATCTCCACTGGCCTTGACAGCTCCACCACGTTTCAGATCGTGAACTCTCTCAGGCAGTCCATCCATGTCCTCGGTGGCACAGCCGTCATCTCCCTGCTGCAGCCAGCGCCTGAGACTTACAACTTGTTCGACGACATCATCCTTCTCTCTGATGGCCAGGTCGTGTACCAAGGTCCCCGGGAGGACGTGGTTGGATTCTTCGAGTCTATGGGGTTCAGATGCCATGAGAGGAAGGGTGTAGCGGACTTCTTGCAAGAA GTGACTTCAAGGAAAGATCAGAAACAGTACTGGGCAGAACCAGACAAGCCCTACAGGTTTGTTCCGGCCAAGGAATTCGCGACTGCTTTCAAGTCCTTCCACACCGGTATGGCTCTAGCAAAGGAGCTATCCGTGCCGTTCGACAAGAGCAAGAGCCATCCGGCTGCACTGACCACCACGAGGTACGGCGTGAGTGCCAAGGCGTTGCTCAAGGCCAACATAGACCGGGAGATACTTCTCATGAAGAGGAACTCTTTCATTTACATGTTCAGAACATTCCAG TTGACACTAATGTCACTCATCGCAATGACCGTCTTCTTTCGCACCAAGATGAAGCGTGACTCTGTGACAAGTGGGGGCATCTTCATGGGGGCTATGTTCTTTGGCATCCTTATGATCATGTACAACGGATTCTCTGAACTTGCACTCACTGTCCTCAGGCTGCCTGTATTCTTCAAGCAGAGGGACCTCCTCTTCTATCCAGCATGGTCGTACACTGTACCCTCATGGATCCTTAAGTTCCCCGTAACCTTGATGGAGGTTTCCGGATATGTTTTCGTAACATACTATGTCATCGGGTACGACCCAAATGTTGGAAG GTTCTTCAAACATTATCTGATAATGCTGGCAATTAACCAAGTGGCAGCATCACTCTTTCGTTTAATCGGCAGGGCAGCAAGGAACATGATCATAGCAAATGTCTTTGCAATGCTCATTATGATGACTTTCATGGTCGTAAACGGTTTCATTCTAGTAAGAG ATGACGTGAAGAAATGGTGGATCTGGGGCTACTGGATATCCCCGCTGATGTATGTGCAGAATGCCATCACAGTGAATGAGTTTTTGGGGCATAGCTGGgataaaattttgaatagcACTGTCTCCAACGAGACTCTCGGTGTGCAAGTCCTTAAGTCCCATGGGGTGTTCCCGGAAGCCAGGTGGTATTGGATAGGCTTTGGTGCATTGCTCGGATTCACCGCGTTGTTCAATGTTCTCTTCACTCTTGCCCTTACATGTCTTAGGC CATATGGAAACCCCAGGCCATCAGTATCTGAAGAGGTGCTGAAGCAGAAGCAATCCAATGTGAAAAATGGGATTCCTGATGCCACCCCTTGGGCGTCTGTTCAACCAATAGGGGATAACACGGAAACTAATTTAGAGATGTCGGAAGATGATTGTGGCCCTACTCAGAAGGGGATGGTTCTCCCATTTCTCCCACTTTCTCTCAGCTTTGATGACATTCGATACTCTGTTGATATGCCACAG GAAATGAAAGCGCAAGGTGTAGCTGATGACCGCTTGGCACTCCTCAAAGGTGTTAGTGGGTCTTTTAGGCCAGGGGTGTTGACCGCCCTGATGGGTGTCAGTGGCGCAGGAAAGACTACGTTGATGGATGTTTTAGCAGGGAGAAAGACTGGTGGCTACATTGAAGGAAATATAAGCATTTCAGGATACCTAAAGAATCAAGAAACATTTGCTCGTGTAACTGGATATTGTGAACAGAATGATATCCACTCACCCCAACTGACTGTTCGTGAGTCATTGCTTTTCTCTGCATGGCTCCGCCTTCCTAAGGATGTGGATTCGAATACAAGAAAG ATGTTCATTGAGGAGGTGATGGAGCTTGTAGAGCTTAAACCACTGAGAGATGCTTTGATTGGACTTCCTGGAATAAATGGTTTGTCAACCGAGCAGCGGAAGAGGTTGACAATTGCTGTTGAGCTTGTTGCGAATCCATCCATCATCTTCATGGATGAGCCAACATCAGGGCTTGATGCACGGGCAGCGGCAATTGTGATGAGGACAGTTAGGAACACTGTTGATACTGGAAGAACTGTGGTCTGCACCATACATCAGCCTAGTATTGACATATTTGAAGCATTTGATGAG CTTTTTTTTATGAAGCCAGGTGGAGAAGAGATCTATGTGGGTCCACTGGGTCATAATTCTTCTGAGCTGATCAAGTACTTCCAA GGGATTCAAGGTGTCAGCAAAATTAAAGATGGTTACAATCCAGCAACATGGATGCTGGAAGTAACAACAGTCTCCCAAGAACAGATATTAGGCGTTGATTTTAGTGACATATACAGGAAATCCGAACTCTACCA GAGGAACAAGGCCTTGATAAAGGAACTGAGCCAGCCGGCACCAGGTTCGAGCGACCTGTATTTCCCTACCAAGTACTCGCAGCCTTCCTTCACGCAGTGCATGGCCTGCCTGTGGAAACAAAACCTGTCCTACTGGAGGAACCCTCCTTACAACGCCGTCAGGATCATCTTCTCTACAGTTACTGCGCTTCTTTTCGGCACCGTGTTCTGGGACCTTGGGGGCAAAGT GAAGCGGCAACAGGATTTGATTAACGCCTTGGGGTCAATGTATGCTGCGGTGCTGTTCCTTGGTGTCTCGAATTCCATCTCTGTTCAGCCGGTGGTGGCAGTTGAGAGGACAGTCTTCTACCGCGAGAGAGCCGCCGGCATGTACTCATTTTTCCCATACGCATTTGGACAG GTCGTCATCGAGCTCCCGTATGCGTTGGTTCAGGCCACCGTGTACGGGGTCATAGTGTACGCGATGATCGGGTTCGAGTGGACGGCCGCCAAGTTCTTCTGGTACCTCTTCTTCATGTACTTCACGCTGCTCTACTTCACCTTCTACGGCATGATGTGCGTCGGCCTCACGCCCAACTACAACATCGCCTCCATCGTCTCCACGGCGTTCTACAACATCTGGAACCTCTTCTCAGGGTTCTTTATCCCCCGCCCA AGAACGCCGATCTGGTGGAGATGGTACTGCTGGGTATGCCCCATCGCGTGGACGCTGTATGGACTCGTCGTCTCGCAGTACGGCGACATCACCACGCCTACGGAGGATGGCAGGTCTGTCAAGGTGTTCCTGGAGGACTACTTCGACTTCAAGCACAGCTGGTTGGGGtgggcggccgccgtcgtcgtggcTTTCAGTATGCTCTTCGCTGCATTGTTCGCCTTCGCCATCATGAAGCTCAACTTCCAGAAAAGATGa